From a region of the Streptomyces sp. B21-083 genome:
- a CDS encoding lipase maturation factor family protein, giving the protein MEWFTAPDYWLSRLLLQRGLACVYLAAFLGAALQFRALIGERGMLPVPRLVAHLPFGQAPSVFQLHYSDRFFACWSWTGCAVSVALLAGLDGQLPLWGGMLLWLLPWAMYLSIVNVGQTWYGFGWESLLLETGFLAVFLGNDEVAPPIVVLFLLRWILFRVEFGAGLIKMRGDACWRKLTCLDFHHETQPMPGPLSWYFHRLPRPVHRIETAANHVTQLAVPVLLFTPQPVATAAASLMAVTQLWLVLSGNFAWLNWITIVLALSAVRLPDTAPTSVPDTPLWYEIVVLTVGTALVALSYRPVRNMLSRRQVMNRSFDPCHLVNSYGAFGSVSRIRYEVIVEGTADEIPREDSGWREYEFKGKPGEPACRPRQFAPYHLRLDWMMWFAALSPAYAGSWFGALVERLLENDPDTLRLLRRSPFPPDAPPRHVRARLFRYRFTTWRERRATGAYWERVYVREFMPPTRLAGSVQRP; this is encoded by the coding sequence ATGGAGTGGTTCACCGCACCCGACTACTGGCTGAGCCGTCTGCTCCTCCAACGCGGCCTGGCCTGCGTCTACCTCGCTGCTTTCCTGGGCGCGGCCCTCCAGTTCCGGGCGCTCATCGGCGAGCGGGGCATGCTTCCGGTCCCCCGGCTGGTCGCCCACCTGCCTTTCGGACAGGCACCGAGCGTGTTCCAACTCCACTACTCCGACCGCTTCTTCGCCTGCTGGTCCTGGACGGGCTGCGCGGTGTCGGTGGCGCTGCTCGCGGGACTGGACGGGCAACTCCCCCTCTGGGGCGGGATGTTGCTGTGGTTGCTGCCATGGGCGATGTATCTGTCGATCGTCAACGTCGGTCAGACCTGGTACGGCTTCGGCTGGGAGTCGCTGCTCCTGGAGACCGGCTTCCTCGCCGTCTTCCTGGGCAACGACGAGGTCGCGCCGCCCATCGTCGTGCTGTTCCTGCTGCGCTGGATCCTGTTCCGCGTCGAGTTCGGCGCAGGCCTGATCAAGATGCGCGGCGACGCGTGCTGGCGGAAACTGACCTGCCTCGACTTCCACCATGAGACACAGCCCATGCCTGGCCCGCTGAGCTGGTACTTCCACCGTCTTCCGAGGCCGGTGCACCGGATCGAGACGGCCGCCAACCATGTCACCCAACTCGCCGTCCCCGTCCTGCTGTTCACCCCGCAGCCGGTGGCGACCGCCGCCGCGTCGCTGATGGCCGTCACCCAGTTGTGGCTGGTTCTGTCGGGCAACTTCGCCTGGCTGAACTGGATCACGATCGTGCTGGCCCTGTCGGCGGTGCGTCTCCCGGACACGGCGCCTACGTCTGTCCCCGACACCCCGCTCTGGTACGAGATCGTGGTCCTGACCGTCGGGACGGCGCTGGTGGCCCTCAGCTACCGTCCGGTCCGCAACATGCTCTCGCGCCGCCAGGTCATGAACCGCTCCTTCGACCCGTGCCACCTGGTCAACAGCTACGGCGCCTTCGGCAGCGTCAGCCGCATCCGGTACGAGGTGATCGTCGAGGGCACGGCCGACGAGATACCGCGCGAGGACTCCGGCTGGCGGGAGTACGAGTTCAAGGGCAAGCCGGGCGAACCGGCGTGCCGGCCACGCCAGTTCGCGCCCTACCATCTGCGGCTCGACTGGATGATGTGGTTCGCCGCGTTGTCGCCCGCGTACGCCGGTTCGTGGTTCGGCGCGCTGGTCGAGCGGCTACTGGAGAACGACCCCGACACGCTCCGGCTGTTGCGCCGCTCCCCGTTCCCGCCGGACGCGCCCCCGCGCCATGTCCGCGCCCGACTCTTCCGGTACCGGTTCACGACCTGGCGGGAACGCCGGGCGACGGGTGCGTACTGGGAGCGGGTGTACGTACGGGAGTTCATGCCGCCGACGCGGCTGGCCGGGTCGGTTCAGAGGCCGTAG
- a CDS encoding SDR family NAD(P)-dependent oxidoreductase: protein MTDFEGLKALVTGGASGIGRATAELLAARGAQVAVLDLDPSSVEEPLLGHKADVTDDTSVREAVAAAVADLGGLDIVVNNAGVGAQGTVEDNDDEEWHRVFDVNVLGMVRVARAALPHLRNSAHAAIVNTCSIAATAGLPQRALYSATKGAVYSLTLAMAADHVREGVRVNCVNPGTVDTPWIGRLLDAAPDSAAERAALESRQPTGRLVSAAEVAGAIAYLASPLSGATTGTALAVDGGMQGLRLRPAGR from the coding sequence ATGACCGACTTCGAGGGTCTCAAGGCGCTGGTCACGGGCGGCGCGTCCGGCATCGGCCGGGCCACCGCGGAACTGCTGGCGGCACGCGGCGCCCAGGTCGCAGTCCTCGACCTGGACCCGTCGTCGGTCGAGGAACCGCTGCTCGGACACAAGGCGGACGTCACCGACGACACGTCCGTACGGGAGGCGGTCGCCGCGGCCGTGGCCGATCTCGGCGGCCTCGACATCGTCGTCAACAACGCCGGCGTCGGCGCCCAGGGCACCGTCGAGGACAACGACGACGAGGAATGGCACCGCGTTTTCGACGTCAACGTGCTCGGCATGGTCCGCGTGGCCCGCGCCGCGCTGCCGCACCTGCGGAACTCGGCGCACGCCGCCATAGTGAACACCTGCTCGATCGCGGCCACGGCCGGCCTGCCGCAGCGCGCCCTGTACAGCGCCACCAAGGGCGCCGTGTACTCGCTGACCCTCGCCATGGCCGCCGACCACGTGCGTGAGGGTGTCCGCGTGAACTGCGTCAACCCGGGGACGGTCGACACTCCGTGGATCGGCCGTCTCCTCGACGCGGCCCCCGACTCCGCCGCAGAACGCGCCGCGCTGGAGTCCCGCCAGCCCACCGGCCGCCTGGTCTCGGCAGCCGAAGTCGCGGGCGCCATCGCCTACTTGGCGAGCCCCCTGTCCGGCGCCACCACCGGCACCGCGCTCGCCGTCGACGGCGGCATGCAGGGCCTGCGGCTGCGCCCGGCGGGCCGGTGA
- a CDS encoding L-rhamnose mutarotase translates to MRVALHTRVRADRVAEYDAAHREVPVELTDAIRAAGATSWTIWRSGTDLFHVLECADYGRLLAELEKLPVNVAWQARMAELLDVVHDYSTEGAESGLPVVWELP, encoded by the coding sequence ATGAGAGTCGCCCTGCACACCAGGGTCCGCGCCGACCGCGTCGCCGAGTACGACGCCGCCCACCGTGAGGTGCCCGTCGAGCTGACCGACGCGATCCGCGCCGCCGGGGCCACCTCCTGGACGATCTGGCGCAGCGGCACCGACCTCTTCCATGTCCTGGAGTGCGCGGACTACGGCCGCCTCCTCGCCGAGTTGGAGAAACTGCCGGTCAACGTGGCCTGGCAGGCACGGATGGCCGAACTTCTCGACGTGGTGCACGACTACTCCACCGAGGGCGCGGAGTCGGGGCTGCCGGTCGTCTGGGAGCTGCCGTGA
- a CDS encoding amidohydrolase family protein has translation MTVVDAHHHVWELSVRDQDWIAEDSPLRRDFTMEDLARDARTAGVGRTILVQTITVPEETPEFLTLAAEHEPIAGVVGWTDLTRPDIADELARLRELPGGEYLKGIRHQVQGEPDPEWLLRRDVRRGLAAVAEAGLVYDLIVHPHQLPACVETVRSLPQLTFVLDHLGKPPIASGTLEPWASDLRSLAAPPNAVGKLSGLVTEADHASWTTEDVRPYADTALDAFGPGRLMFGSDWPVCTLAASYGQVVSLAEELTASLDTGEREQVFAGTATRVYGL, from the coding sequence GTGACGGTCGTCGACGCGCACCACCATGTGTGGGAGCTGTCGGTCCGGGACCAGGACTGGATCGCCGAGGACAGTCCACTGCGTCGGGACTTCACCATGGAGGACCTCGCGCGGGACGCCCGCACGGCCGGAGTCGGCCGTACTATCCTCGTCCAGACGATCACCGTGCCCGAGGAGACCCCGGAGTTCCTGACGCTCGCGGCGGAGCACGAGCCGATCGCGGGCGTCGTCGGCTGGACGGACCTGACGCGTCCCGACATCGCCGACGAGCTGGCCAGGCTGCGTGAACTCCCCGGCGGCGAGTACCTGAAGGGCATCCGCCACCAGGTTCAGGGCGAGCCGGATCCCGAGTGGCTGCTGCGCCGGGACGTGCGCCGAGGTCTTGCCGCTGTCGCCGAAGCGGGCCTGGTGTACGACCTGATCGTCCACCCGCACCAGCTGCCCGCGTGCGTCGAGACGGTCAGGTCATTGCCTCAACTCACCTTCGTCCTGGACCACTTGGGAAAGCCGCCGATCGCCTCCGGCACGCTGGAACCCTGGGCCTCGGACCTCCGTTCCCTGGCCGCCCCGCCCAACGCCGTGGGAAAGCTATCCGGCCTGGTCACCGAGGCGGACCACGCCTCCTGGACGACCGAGGACGTGCGCCCGTACGCGGACACGGCCCTGGACGCCTTCGGCCCCGGCCGGCTGATGTTCGGCTCGGACTGGCCGGTGTGCACGCTCGCCGCGTCCTACGGCCAAGTGGTGTCCCTGGCCGAGGAGTTGACCGCCTCCCTCGACACGGGCGAACGCGAGCAGGTCTTCGCGGGCACCGCGACCCGCGTCTACGGCCTCTGA
- a CDS encoding aldo/keto reductase: MPVHALGRSGVEITGLGFGAAAIGNLFTEVTEEQAHDAVSAAWDVGIRYFDTAPHYGIGLSERRLGAALREHPRSAYTLSTKVGRRLEPAGAPAGDDLAGGFAVPATHTRVWDFSADGVRRTLEASLERLGVDHVDVVYLHDPDDHAEAAFREAYPALEKLRSEGVVRAIGAGMNQAEMLTRFVRDTDVDVVLCAGRYTLLDRSALTELLPAAVERGTSVVIGGAFNSGLLADPRPGATYDYATASGELLDRALRMNAVADRHGITLRAAALAFCAAHPAVAGVLVGTRSAAEVRDCAEQFAVPVPEAFWQELKDTGLLSADEPSQEPS; encoded by the coding sequence ATGCCGGTGCACGCGCTCGGCCGCAGCGGCGTCGAGATCACCGGCCTGGGCTTCGGCGCCGCCGCCATCGGCAACCTCTTCACCGAGGTCACCGAGGAACAGGCGCACGACGCCGTGTCCGCCGCCTGGGACGTCGGCATCCGCTACTTCGACACCGCGCCGCACTACGGCATCGGCCTCTCCGAACGCCGCCTCGGCGCGGCCCTGCGCGAGCACCCGCGCTCGGCGTACACCCTCTCCACGAAGGTGGGCCGGCGCCTGGAGCCGGCCGGGGCCCCGGCCGGTGACGACCTCGCAGGCGGCTTCGCGGTCCCCGCCACCCACACCCGGGTCTGGGACTTCAGCGCCGACGGCGTTCGCCGCACCCTGGAGGCGAGCCTGGAGCGGCTCGGCGTCGACCACGTCGACGTCGTCTACCTCCACGACCCCGACGACCATGCCGAGGCCGCCTTCCGCGAGGCCTACCCGGCGCTGGAGAAACTCCGCTCGGAAGGCGTCGTGCGCGCCATCGGCGCGGGGATGAACCAGGCGGAGATGCTCACCCGCTTCGTCCGGGACACGGACGTCGACGTGGTGCTGTGCGCCGGCCGCTACACGCTCCTCGACCGGAGCGCGCTCACCGAACTCCTGCCGGCCGCGGTCGAACGTGGCACGTCCGTGGTGATCGGCGGCGCCTTCAACTCCGGTCTGCTGGCGGACCCCAGGCCCGGAGCCACCTACGACTACGCGACCGCGTCAGGTGAGTTGCTGGACCGCGCCCTGCGCATGAACGCCGTCGCCGACCGGCACGGCATCACCCTGCGCGCCGCCGCGCTCGCTTTCTGCGCGGCTCACCCGGCCGTCGCCGGCGTCCTCGTCGGCACTCGTTCGGCCGCCGAAGTCCGTGACTGCGCCGAGCAGTTCGCGGTGCCCGTGCCCGAGGCCTTCTGGCAGGAGCTCAAGGACACCGGCCTGCTGTCCGCCGACGAGCCGTCTCAGGAGCCGTCATGA